The Kluyveromyces marxianus DMKU3-1042 DNA, complete genome, chromosome 6 genome window below encodes:
- the ADE3 gene encoding trifunctional formate-tetrahydrofolate ligase/methenyltetrahydrofolate cyclohydrolase/methylenetetrahydrofolate dehydrogenase ADE3: MTIIDGKAIANGIRQEIKEGISGLKQKYAAFRPTLTIFQIGNRQDSNTYVRMKLKAAKEAGIEVRFIHLEESVSELEVLAKIDDENDDESVHGILVQLPLPKHLNEDKITSRVAASKDVDGFGPFNIGELNKRNGKPFFEPCTPKGIIELLKRSGVTIAGAEAVVIGRSDIVGSPVATLLTSLDATVTILHSKSKDLHKFLENADIVIVAIGQPEFIKGEWFANNKRGAVVIDVGTNFVEDASKKSGYRNVGDVEFAAAEPYVKLITPVPGGVGPMTVAMLMQNTFESAQRALDRQLNVGGNDFEPLPLNLVKPVPSDFEISRAQIHKPITQIAKESGILPSELEPYGDTKAKVKLDILNRLKDRENGKYVLVTGITPTPLGEGKSTTTVGLAQALGAHLKKKVFANVRQPSMGPTFGIKGGAAGGGYSQVIPMDEFNLHVTGDIHAISMANNLLAAAIDTRMFHESTQSNAALYKRLVPTKKGVRKFTPTMLRRLKKLGIDKTDPNELTEEESARFARLDIDPDTITWRRVVDCNDRFLRGITVGQAPTERGHTRSTGFDISVASECMAVLALANSLEDMRERLGRIVIAASKSGEPITCEDIGCAGAMTALLKDAIKPNIMQTLEGTPVFVHAGPFANISIGANSVLADKMALKLAGVPQELPQDVKDSQKGYVITEAGFDFTMGGERFINIKCRSSGLVPDVVVIVATVRALKVHGGGPEVKAGAPLPAEYLHEDVELLRKGCANLAKHISNARAYNLPVVVAINRMSSDTDKEHEVIREESIKAGAVDAIVSNHWEEGGKGAVNLAEGIIKAANEESNKDFKFLYDVEGSSVEDKISAIAKEMYGAGEVEFLPEAQAKIDLYTKQGFSNLPICIAKTQYSLSHDANLKGVPTGFKFPIRDVRASIGAGYLYALAAEIQTIPGLPTHCGFMNIEVNEDGEIDGMF; this comes from the coding sequence ATGACTATTATCGACGGTAAAGCGATTGCCAATGGGATCAGACAGGAGATCAAGGAGGGCATTTCTGGCttgaaacagaaatatGCGGCATTCCGCCCCACATTGACCATTTTCCAGATCGGAAACAGACAGGATTCCAATACGTATGTGAGAATGAAGCTAAAGGCAGCCAAAGAAGCTGGCATTGAAGTGAGGTTCATCCATCTCGAGGAATCAGTGTCTGAGCTAGAGGTGCTTGCCaagattgatgatgaaaatgacgATGAGTCGGTGCACGGTATTCTAGTGCAATTGCCTCTTCCAAAGCATCTAAACGAGGATAAGATCACGTCACGTGTGGCAGCATCCAAGGACGTGGATGGGTTCGGTCCATTCAACATTGGGGAGTTGAACAAGCGTAACGGTAAGCCATTCTTCGAGCCATGCACGCCCAAGGGTATTATCgagcttttgaaaagatctgGCGTCACAATTGCCGGTGCAGAAGCGGTTGTCATTGGAAGATCCGATATCGTTGGGTCTCCAGTTGCAACGTTGTTGACCTCTCTTGATGCCACGGTGACCATTTTGCACTCCAAGTCGAAGGATTTGCACAAGTTCTTGGAAAATGCCGATATTGTTATCGTTGCCATTGGCCAGCCGGAGTTCATCAAGGGCGAGTGGTTTGCCAACAACAAGCGTGGTGCCGTTGTCATCGATGTGGGCACGAACTTCGTCGAGGATGCAAGCAAGAAATCGGGCTACAGAAACGTCGGGGACGTGGAGTTTGCAGCTGCTGAGCCATACGTGAAGTTGATCACGCCTGTGCCAGGCGGTGTCGGACCCATGACCGTTGCCATGTTGATGCAGAACACTTTCGAGAGCGCACAAAGAGCGTTAGATCGCCAATTGAACGTCGGAGGGAACGACTTCGAGCCATTGCCTCTAAACTTGGTGAAACCAGTGCCATCGGACTTTGAGATCTCGAGAGCTCAAATCCACAAGCCAATCACCCAAATCGCCAAGGAATCCGGTATTCTACCCTCCGAATTGGAGCCATACGGTGATACCAAGGCCAAGGTTAAGTTGGATATCTTGAACAGATTGAAGGACCGTGAAAACGGTAAGTACGTTCTAGTCACAGGTATCACTCCAACTCCATTGGGTGAAGGTAAGTCCACAACTACAGTTGGTTTAGCGCAAGCGCTAGGTGCCCacctgaagaagaaggttttcGCCAACGTGCGTCAACCTTCCATGGGACCCACCTTCGGTATCAAGGGTGGTGCTGCCGGTGGTGGTTACTCTCAAGTTATTCCAATGGACGAGTTCAACTTGCACGTCACTGGTGATATCCATGCCATTTCCATGGCTAACAACTTGTTGGCTGCAGCTATTGACACAAGAATGTTCCACGAGTCTACCCAATCCAACGCAGCCCTTTACAAGAGACTTGTCCCAACTAAAAAGGGCGTTAGAAAGTTCACTCCAACCATGTTGAGaaggttgaagaagttgggCATCGACAAGACAGATCCAAACGAGCtaacagaagaagagagcGCAAGATTCGCTAGATTAGACATTGACCCAGACACCATCACTTGGAGACGTGTTGTTGACTGTAACGATAGATTCTTGAGAGGAATCACCGTGGGTCAAGCTCCAACCGAACGTGGTCATACCAGATCTACTGGTTTCGATATCTCTGTTGCCTCTGAGTGTATGGCCGTTCTTGCTTTGGCTAACTCGTTGGAAGACATGAGAGAAAGATTAGGTAGAATCGTTATTGCTGCTTCGAAATCGGGCGAACCAATTACTTGTGAAGACATCGGATGCGCTGGCGCAATGACTGCGTTGTTGAAGGACGCTATCAAGCCAAATATCATGCAAACTTTGGAAGGTACTCCTGTGTTTGTTCACGCTGGTCCATTCGCCAACATTTCGATCGGTGCCAACTCTGTATTGGCTGATAAGATGGCCTTGAAGTTGGCCGGTGTTCCACAGGAACTACCTCAGGATGTCAAGGATTCCCAAAAGGGTTACGTGATTACAGAAGCCGGTTTCGATTTCACTATGGGTGGTGAAagattcatcaatatcaagTGTAGATCCAGTGGTTTGGTTCCAGATGTTGTCGTTATCGTTGCCACTGTTAGAGCTCTAAAAGTTCACGGTGGTGGTCCAGAGGTTAAAGCTGGTGCTCCATTGCCTGCTGAATATCTACACGAAGATGTTGAATTGTTAAGAAAAGGTTGTGCCAACTTGGCAAAGCACATTTCAAACGCCAGAGCTTACAATCTacctgttgttgttgcaattAACAGAATGTCTTCTGACACTGACAAGGAACACGAAGTTATTAGAGAAGAATCTATCAAGGCTGGTGCTGTGGACGCCATAGTGTCAAACCACTGGGAAGAAGGTGGTAAGGGTGCTGTGAACTTGGCTGAAGGTATCATCAAGGCCGCTAATGAAGAATCAAACAAGgacttcaagttcttgtaCGACGTGGAAGGTAGCAGCGTTGAAGATAAAATCTCTGCCATTGCCAAGGAGATGTATGGTGCTGGTGAAGTGGAGTTCTTGCCAGAGGCACAAGCTAAGATCGATCTTTACACAAAACAAGGTTTCAGCAACTTACCAATCTGTATTGCTAAGACCCAATACTCTTTGTCACACGATGCAAACTTAAAGGGTGTGCCAACTGGGTTCAAGTTCCCAATTAGAGATGTGAGAGCATCTATTGGTGCAGGATACTTGTACGCGCTAGCAGCTGAAATTCAAACCATTCCTGGTCTACCAACACACTGTGGTTTCATGAACATCGAAGTTAACGAAGACGGTGAAATCGACGGTATGTTCTGa
- the ESS1 gene encoding peptidylprolyl isomerase ESS1 has product MTSTGLPEPWVIKFSRSKKREYFFNPDTKESVWEAPAGTDEVQLKQYLAENPLRVRALHLLIKHKDSRRPASHRNENITITKEEARKELESYIKRLKEDGEPFEALAKERSDCSSAKRGGDLGFFGRGEMQPSFEKAAFALKVGEVSDIVESDSGLHIIKRVA; this is encoded by the coding sequence ATGACAAGCACAGGACTCCCAGAACCATGGGTCATCAAGTTCAGCAggtcaaagaagagagaataCTTCTTCAATCCAGACACTAAAGAGTCCGTCTGGGAAGCACCAGCAGGCACAGATGAGGTGCAATTGAAGCAGTATCTGGCAGAAAACCCTCTCAGAGTCAGGGCCCTGCATCTCTTGATCAAACACAAGGATTCCAGAAGACCAGCGTCGCATAGGAATGAAaatattactattactaaAGAAGAGGCTAGAAAGGAGCTAGAAAGCTATATCAAGAGGTTAAAGGAGGATGGGGAACCGTTCGAGGCGTTGGCCAAAGAGAGAAGCGACTGCTCTTCTGCGAAGAGAGGCGGCGATCTTGGGTTTTTTGGCCGTGGAGAGATGCAGCCTTCGTTCGAAAAGGCAGCCTTCGCTTTGAAGGTGGGCGAGGTTAGCGACATTGTAGAGTCCGATAGCGGGCTTCACATCATCAAAAGGGTAGCTTAG
- the YCH1 gene encoding phosphatase YCH1, translated as MQSYSISSLKYLDAKDLYQWIKQGKTSLGEPFQVIDVRGSDHVGGHIKGSWNYPYKKLKSDLAYVDTLRQELLNKTDSDSDVINCVFHCALSQQRGPSSALLFLRSIPESQLSRFRIWVLKGGFNYWQSIYGLDETVTDNYKPDLWR; from the coding sequence ATGCAATCCTACTCTATTTCTTCCTTAAAGTATCTGGACGCAAAGGACCTTTACCAATGGATAAAGCAAGGAAAGACGTCATTGGGAGAACCGTTCCAAGTCATAGACGTGCGAGGATCTGACCACGTTGGGGGACACATCAAAGGGTCGTGGAACTACCCGTACAAGAAACTGAAGTCTGATCTGGCGTACGTGGACACTTTGAGACAGGAgttgttgaacaagacGGATTCAGACTCGGATGTGATAAACTGTGTGTTCCATTGCGCATTGTCGCAACAAAGGGGCCCCAGTTCGGCATTGTTGTTTCTACGGTCGATACCAGAGTCGCAGTTGAGCAGGTTCCGCATCTGGGTCTTGAAAGGTGGGTTCAACTACTGGCAATCGATTTATGGGCTAGACGAAACAGTTACAGACAACTACAAACCCGATTTATGGAGGTGA